A part of Elusimicrobiota bacterium genomic DNA contains:
- a CDS encoding TIM barrel protein: DRLIHVHLSDNKGGYNDLHIPLGTGNVNWEDAVGLLKRIGYNNTITLEVFSRDRDYLLLTKQKVQKLWNSS; encoded by the coding sequence AGACCGACTTATCCATGTTCATCTCTCGGATAATAAAGGCGGCTACAATGACCTGCATATCCCGTTAGGCACTGGAAATGTTAACTGGGAGGATGCTGTTGGACTTCTTAAAAGAATTGGCTATAACAATACAATCACACTTGAGGTTTTTTCACGAGACCGCGACTATTTGCTTCTAACAAAACAGAAAGTTCAGAAACTGTGGAATTCCAGTTGA